The sequence below is a genomic window from Natrinema salaciae.
CGTTACCTCCCACGGCATCCGCGAGGACGTCCGTGTTCACCTGATCGCGCGGGACGAACTCACGATCACCTTCGACGGACGCGACCTCCGACGGCTCAACCCCGACGAGCGGAGCACCGCCGCGCTGGTGCGCACAGCCCTCGAGCACCGCGACGAAGCCATCGGCGCGCTGCCCGCCGAGCCCAGCCCCGGCGTCGAACTCTATCGACGCGGCTTCGACGGGACGCTCGCCGAGATCGCGGACGACGGGCCGATCGTCCAGCTCCACGAGGACGGCGAGGCCGTCGTCGACGTGGCCGCGGACGCGCTCGCGGACTCGATCTTCGTCCTGTCCGACCACCGGGACTTCACCGACGAGGAAACAGCGCTACTCGAGGAGTTCGGCGACCGACGGCTCCGGCTGGGTCCCGAACTGCTCCAC
It includes:
- the trmY gene encoding tRNA (pseudouridine(54)-N(1))-methyltransferase TrmY, translating into MRQFVLIGHDVPTEPDFSLDDLAGGAGRLDALCRSITASFVTSHGIREDVRVHLIARDELTITFDGRDLRRLNPDERSTAALVRTALEHRDEAIGALPAEPSPGVELYRRGFDGTLAEIADDGPIVQLHEDGEAVVDVAADALADSIFVLSDHRDFTDEETALLEEFGDRRLRLGPELLHADQAITIAHHYLDTNGYERF